One segment of Streptomyces sp. NBC_00576 DNA contains the following:
- the lepA gene encoding translation elongation factor 4, with translation MPAIPSHVPEPSRTDPALIRNFCIIAHIDHGKSTLADRMLQLTGVVDQRQMRAQYLDRMDIERERGITIKSQAVRLPWAPTDGDGGGQGRTHILNMIDTPGHVDFTYEVSRSLAACEGTVLLVDAAQGIEAQTLANLYLAMENELTIVPVLNKIDLPAAQPEKFSEELANLIGCQPEDVLKVSAKTGIGVDALLNRVVRDVPAPVGVKDAPARAMIFDSVYDSYRGVVTYVRVIDGQLNKRERIKMMSTGATHELLEIGVSSPEMTSADGIGVGEVGYIITGVKDVRQSKVGDTITSKEKGATEALGGYKDPKPMVFSGLYPLDGSDYPDLREALDKLQLNDAALVYEPETSAALGFGFRVGFLGLLHLDVIRERLEREFNLELIATAPNVVYRVIMEDGKEHTVTNPSEFPEGKIDKVFEPVVRATILAPSEFIGSIMELCQTRRGTLLGMDYLSEDRVEIRYTLPLAEIVFDFFDNLKSKTRGYASLDYEPTGEQDASLVKVDILLHGDRVDAFSAVTHRDAAYAYGVRLVAKLRELIPRQAFEIPIQAAIGSRVIARETIRAIRKDVLAKCYGGDISRKRKLLEKQKEGKKRMKMVGSVEVPQDAFIAVLSSDENAGSGKGKK, from the coding sequence GTGCCCGCGATCCCTAGCCATGTGCCCGAGCCGAGCCGTACCGACCCGGCGCTGATCCGCAATTTCTGCATCATCGCGCACATCGACCACGGCAAGTCCACGCTCGCCGACCGGATGCTCCAGCTGACCGGAGTGGTCGACCAGCGGCAGATGCGCGCCCAGTACCTCGACCGCATGGACATCGAGCGGGAGCGCGGCATCACGATCAAGTCCCAGGCGGTGCGTCTGCCGTGGGCGCCGACCGACGGGGACGGGGGCGGTCAGGGCAGGACTCATATCCTGAACATGATCGACACCCCGGGACACGTCGACTTCACATACGAGGTCTCGCGGTCGCTCGCGGCCTGTGAGGGGACCGTTCTCCTGGTCGACGCCGCCCAGGGCATCGAGGCCCAGACCCTCGCCAACCTGTACCTGGCGATGGAGAACGAGCTCACCATTGTCCCGGTGCTGAACAAGATCGACCTGCCGGCCGCCCAGCCGGAGAAGTTCTCTGAGGAACTCGCCAACCTCATCGGCTGCCAGCCCGAGGACGTGCTCAAGGTCTCGGCGAAGACCGGCATCGGTGTGGACGCGCTCCTGAACCGCGTCGTCCGCGACGTCCCGGCCCCGGTCGGCGTCAAGGACGCCCCCGCCCGCGCGATGATCTTCGACTCGGTCTACGACTCCTACCGGGGCGTGGTCACGTACGTCCGTGTCATCGACGGCCAGCTCAACAAGCGCGAGCGCATCAAGATGATGTCGACCGGCGCCACCCACGAGCTCCTCGAGATCGGCGTCTCGTCCCCTGAGATGACCTCGGCCGACGGCATCGGCGTCGGCGAGGTGGGCTACATCATCACCGGCGTGAAGGACGTCCGTCAGTCCAAGGTCGGTGACACGATCACCAGCAAGGAGAAGGGCGCTACCGAGGCCCTCGGCGGGTACAAGGACCCCAAGCCGATGGTCTTCTCGGGCCTCTACCCGCTGGACGGCTCGGACTACCCCGACCTCCGCGAGGCGCTGGACAAGCTCCAGCTCAATGACGCCGCCCTGGTCTACGAGCCGGAGACCTCCGCGGCCCTCGGTTTCGGCTTCCGCGTCGGCTTCCTCGGCCTGCTGCACCTCGACGTCATCCGTGAGCGCCTGGAGCGCGAGTTCAACCTCGAACTCATCGCCACCGCGCCCAACGTGGTCTACCGCGTGATCATGGAGGACGGGAAGGAGCACACGGTCACCAACCCGAGCGAGTTCCCCGAGGGCAAGATCGACAAGGTCTTCGAGCCGGTCGTCCGGGCCACGATCCTCGCTCCCAGCGAGTTCATCGGCTCGATCATGGAGCTCTGCCAGACCCGCCGGGGCACCCTTCTCGGCATGGACTACCTCTCCGAGGACCGCGTCGAGATCCGTTACACGCTCCCCCTCGCCGAGATCGTCTTCGACTTCTTCGACAACCTGAAGTCCAAGACCCGCGGCTACGCCTCCCTGGACTACGAGCCCACCGGCGAGCAGGACGCCTCGCTGGTGAAGGTCGACATCCTGCTGCACGGCGACCGCGTCGACGCCTTCTCCGCCGTCACCCACCGGGACGCGGCTTACGCGTACGGCGTACGGCTTGTCGCCAAGCTGCGCGAGCTGATCCCGCGCCAGGCCTTCGAGATCCCCATCCAGGCGGCCATCGGGTCGCGGGTCATCGCCCGCGAGACCATCCGCGCGATCCGCAAGGACGTTCTCGCCAAGTGCTACGGCGGTGACATCTCGCGTAAGCGGAAGCTGCTGGAGAAGCAGAAGGAGGGCAAGAAGCGGATGAAGATGGTGGGCTCTGTGGAGGTTCCGCAGGATGCCTTCATCGCCGTCTTGTCCAGCGATGAGAACGCCGGGTCGGGCAAGGGCAAGAAGTAG
- the rpsT gene encoding 30S ribosomal protein S20, with the protein MANIKSQIKRIKTNEKARLRNKAVKSSLKTAIRKAREAAAAGDVAKATEAQRAAARQLDKAVSKGVIHKNQAANKKSALASKVATLKG; encoded by the coding sequence GTGGCGAACATCAAGTCCCAGATCAAGCGGATCAAGACCAACGAGAAGGCCCGGCTGCGCAACAAGGCCGTCAAGTCCTCCCTGAAGACCGCGATCCGCAAGGCCCGCGAGGCCGCTGCCGCGGGTGACGTCGCGAAGGCCACCGAGGCTCAGCGCGCTGCCGCGCGTCAGCTCGACAAGGCCGTCTCGAAGGGCGTCATCCACAAGAACCAGGCCGCCAACAAGAAGTCGGCGCTTGCTTCCAAGGTCGCCACCCTCAAGGGCTGA
- a CDS encoding HAMP domain-containing protein yields MSENSATQVLEDGQIRASDLRPLLAAMTAARDGDFAKVPETGHGLVAELSSAFNQIMDRNLHFNSEVQRVRRDMVRHGRLDERLSASPGQGHWTSRVNDVNGLLDALVAPAANATRVLDAVAGGDLTQRVDLHDGNRELRGDLRRLGRTVNKMVDQLSLFTGEVTRVAREVGTEGRLGGRAKVQGLSGSWRDVTEAVNTMASRLTAQVRDIALVTTSVARGDLTRTVTVEATGELLELKLTVNTMVDQLSAFADEVTRVAREVGTEGQLGGRAQVRGVSGVWKDLTDNVNFMASNLTSQVRNIAQVTTAVANGDLSQKITVDAQGEILELKSTINTMVDQLSAFADEVTRVAREVGTEGNLGGRAQVRGVSGVWKDLTDNVNFMADNLTSQVRNIALVSTAVAQGDLGKKITVEAKGEILELKSTINTMVDQLSAFADEVTRVAREVGTEGNLGGQAQVRGVSGVWKDLTDNVNFMALNLTSQVRNIAQVTTAVANGNLSKKITVDARGEILELKDTVNTMVEQLRAFADEVTRVAREVGTDGRLGGRAQVLGVSGVWRDLTDNVNYMADNLTSQVRNIAQVATAVAQGDLSKKIDVDARGEILELKTTINTMVDTLSSFSSEVTRVAREVGIDGQLGGQARVEGVYGTWKRLTTNVNELALNLTTQVRAIAEVASAVAQGDMSRSISVETRGEVAELKDNINLMVANLRETTRAKDWLESNLARLAALMQGHRDLMEVADLILRELTPLVNAQYGAFFLADPDEESATLRAPVPAKGLAFIAGYGSAQGATVDTGGMPVHGLVRQAAREKKRILVEEAPPDYIKINSGLGEAAPASVVIIPILFEDKLLGVIELASFSRFSDVHLAFFDQFVNTIGVAINTIIANSRTESLLGESQRLAIQLQERSDELQKQQAELQRSNAELEDKAALLATSSQYKSEFLANMSHELRTPLNSLLILARLLSDNPDGHLSDQEVQFATTIHRSGSDLLQLINDILDLSKIEAGRMDVRPKKLPLIKLLDYVHATFRPLTLDRGLAFEVAVGADVPREMYSDEQRLQQILRNLLSNAIKFTAAGRVELRVNRITDPDHLYTRENSDDVIAFAVSDTGIGIAAEKLPVIFEAFQQADGTTNRKYGGTGLGLSISREIAGLLGGRIIAESVPGKGSTFTLYVPVVSPGHPATGPTSGAESEDLQLPLPERLSTEPYAAHDMDDSWPAPTKLEAWKVGRAGQVLPGRRVLIVDDDIRNVFALTHVLGRVGMPVLYAENGREGIETLERNPDVELVLMDIMMPEMDGYETISAVRRTPRWADLPIVALTAKAMPGDREKSIARGANDYVPKPVDVDQLLTVVCALLDPERPNDEALDETARTTSGSTVPGPRTPGEPAIPPTAE; encoded by the coding sequence ATGAGTGAGAACAGTGCTACGCAAGTGCTCGAAGACGGACAGATTCGGGCATCCGATCTGCGTCCGCTGCTCGCCGCGATGACAGCGGCCCGGGACGGCGACTTCGCGAAGGTGCCGGAAACCGGCCATGGCCTGGTCGCCGAACTGAGCTCCGCGTTCAACCAGATCATGGACCGCAATCTGCACTTCAACTCCGAGGTGCAGCGCGTACGACGGGACATGGTCCGGCACGGCCGACTCGACGAGCGCCTCTCCGCGAGCCCCGGTCAGGGTCACTGGACCTCCCGAGTCAACGACGTGAACGGGCTCCTTGACGCCCTGGTGGCCCCGGCGGCGAACGCGACGCGGGTACTGGACGCGGTGGCCGGCGGCGATCTGACCCAGCGGGTCGATCTGCACGACGGGAACCGGGAGTTGCGCGGTGATCTGCGCCGGCTGGGCCGGACCGTGAACAAGATGGTCGACCAGTTGTCGTTGTTCACCGGCGAGGTGACCCGGGTCGCGCGCGAGGTCGGTACGGAGGGACGGCTCGGTGGACGCGCCAAGGTGCAGGGCCTGTCGGGGAGTTGGCGGGATGTGACCGAGGCGGTCAACACGATGGCGTCCCGGCTGACCGCCCAGGTCCGTGACATCGCCCTGGTGACCACGTCGGTGGCCCGGGGCGATCTGACCCGCACGGTCACGGTCGAGGCGACCGGCGAGCTCCTCGAACTGAAGCTGACCGTCAACACGATGGTCGACCAGCTCTCCGCCTTCGCCGACGAGGTGACGCGGGTGGCCCGCGAGGTGGGCACGGAGGGCCAGTTGGGCGGCCGGGCGCAGGTGCGGGGCGTGTCGGGCGTCTGGAAGGACCTGACCGACAACGTCAACTTCATGGCGTCGAACCTGACTTCGCAGGTCCGCAACATCGCCCAGGTGACGACGGCCGTCGCGAACGGCGACCTGAGCCAGAAGATCACGGTCGACGCGCAGGGCGAGATCCTGGAGCTCAAGTCGACGATCAACACCATGGTCGACCAGCTCTCCGCCTTCGCCGACGAGGTCACCCGAGTCGCCCGCGAGGTCGGCACCGAAGGCAACCTCGGTGGCCGGGCCCAGGTGCGAGGCGTGTCCGGCGTCTGGAAGGACCTGACCGACAACGTCAACTTCATGGCGGACAACCTGACTTCGCAGGTCCGCAACATCGCCCTTGTGTCCACGGCCGTGGCTCAGGGCGACCTCGGCAAGAAGATCACGGTGGAGGCGAAGGGCGAGATCCTCGAACTCAAGTCGACCATCAACACGATGGTCGACCAACTCTCCGCCTTCGCCGACGAGGTCACCCGGGTCGCCCGCGAGGTCGGCACCGAAGGCAACCTCGGCGGCCAGGCCCAGGTACGGGGTGTCTCGGGGGTCTGGAAAGACCTCACCGACAACGTCAACTTCATGGCCCTGAACCTGACTTCACAGGTACGGAACATCGCGCAGGTCACGACAGCGGTCGCGAACGGCAATCTGTCGAAGAAGATCACGGTGGACGCCCGCGGCGAGATCCTCGAACTGAAGGACACCGTCAACACGATGGTGGAACAGCTGCGCGCCTTCGCCGACGAGGTGACGCGGGTGGCCCGCGAGGTCGGCACCGACGGCCGACTCGGCGGGCGCGCCCAGGTGTTGGGCGTCTCGGGCGTCTGGCGGGACCTGACCGACAACGTCAACTACATGGCGGACAACCTGACTTCTCAGGTCCGCAACATCGCCCAGGTGGCGACGGCGGTGGCACAGGGCGACCTCTCGAAGAAGATCGACGTGGACGCCCGGGGCGAGATCCTGGAGCTGAAGACCACCATCAACACGATGGTGGACACGCTCTCCTCCTTCTCCTCCGAGGTGACGCGGGTGGCCCGCGAGGTCGGCATCGACGGCCAACTCGGCGGCCAGGCAAGGGTCGAGGGCGTGTACGGCACCTGGAAGCGCCTCACGACCAACGTGAACGAACTCGCCCTGAACCTGACCACCCAGGTCCGTGCGATCGCCGAGGTCGCCTCGGCGGTGGCCCAGGGAGACATGTCCCGTTCCATCTCGGTGGAGACCCGCGGTGAGGTCGCCGAGCTGAAGGACAACATCAACCTGATGGTGGCCAACCTCCGTGAGACGACCCGCGCCAAGGACTGGCTGGAGTCGAACCTCGCCCGCCTGGCCGCCCTGATGCAGGGCCACCGCGACCTGATGGAGGTCGCCGACCTGATCCTGCGCGAGCTGACCCCGCTGGTGAACGCGCAGTACGGGGCGTTCTTCCTGGCCGACCCGGACGAGGAGAGCGCCACCCTGCGCGCGCCGGTGCCCGCCAAGGGGCTGGCGTTCATCGCGGGATACGGGTCGGCGCAGGGGGCGACGGTCGACACGGGCGGGATGCCGGTGCACGGGCTGGTGCGGCAGGCGGCGCGCGAGAAGAAGCGGATCCTGGTGGAGGAGGCCCCGCCGGACTACATCAAGATCAACAGTGGCCTCGGGGAAGCCGCCCCGGCCAGCGTCGTGATCATCCCGATCCTCTTCGAGGACAAACTGCTCGGCGTGATCGAACTCGCCTCGTTCTCCCGCTTCTCCGACGTCCACCTGGCGTTCTTCGACCAGTTCGTGAACACGATCGGCGTCGCGATCAACACGATCATCGCCAACTCCCGTACGGAGTCCCTGCTCGGCGAGTCGCAGCGCCTCGCCATCCAGCTCCAGGAACGCTCGGACGAACTCCAAAAGCAGCAGGCGGAGTTGCAGCGCTCGAACGCCGAACTGGAGGACAAGGCCGCCCTGTTGGCGACCAGCTCCCAGTACAAGTCGGAGTTCCTGGCGAACATGTCCCACGAGCTGCGCACCCCACTGAACTCCCTCCTCATCCTGGCCCGCCTGCTCTCGGACAACCCGGACGGCCATCTCTCCGACCAGGAGGTCCAGTTCGCGACGACGATCCACCGCTCGGGCTCGGACCTCCTCCAGCTCATCAACGACATCCTCGACCTGTCGAAGATCGAGGCCGGCCGGATGGACGTACGACCGAAGAAGCTGCCGCTGATCAAGCTCCTTGACTACGTCCACGCGACCTTCCGCCCGCTCACCCTCGACCGGGGGCTCGCGTTCGAGGTGGCGGTCGGTGCCGACGTACCGCGCGAGATGTACTCCGACGAGCAGCGCCTCCAGCAGATTCTGCGCAACCTTCTCTCCAACGCGATCAAGTTCACCGCGGCCGGCCGGGTCGAGCTGCGCGTCAACCGGATCACCGATCCCGATCACCTCTACACCCGCGAGAACAGCGACGACGTGATCGCCTTCGCCGTCTCCGACACGGGCATCGGTATCGCCGCCGAGAAACTCCCGGTGATCTTCGAGGCTTTCCAGCAGGCGGACGGCACAACGAACCGCAAGTACGGCGGCACGGGCCTCGGTCTGTCCATCAGCCGGGAGATCGCCGGCCTGCTGGGCGGCAGGATCATCGCCGAGAGCGTGCCGGGCAAGGGCTCGACCTTCACCCTGTACGTCCCTGTCGTAAGCCCCGGCCACCCGGCGACGGGTCCGACGTCCGGCGCCGAGTCCGAGGACCTTCAACTGCCGCTGCCCGAGCGGCTGTCCACCGAGCCCTACGCGGCCCACGACATGGACGACTCCTGGCCCGCACCCACCAAGCTGGAGGCGTGGAAGGTGGGCCGGGCCGGGCAAGTACTGCCCGGACGCCGGGTGTTGATCGTCGACGACGACATCCGCAACGTCTTCGCGCTCACCCATGTCCTGGGGCGGGTGGGGATGCCGGTGCTGTACGCGGAGAACGGCCGCGAAGGCATCGAGACGCTGGAACGCAACCCGGACGTCGAACTCGTACTGATGGACATCATGATGCCGGAGATGGACGGCTACGAGACGATCTCCGCCGTCCGCCGCACCCCGCGCTGGGCAGACCTGCCCATCGTCGCCCTCACCGCCAAGGCGATGCCCGGCGACCGGGAGAAGTCGATCGCCCGCGGCGCCAACGACTACGTACCCAAGCCCGTCGACGTCGACCAGCTGCTGACCGTGGTCTGCGCGCTCCTGGACCCCGAGCGCCCCAACGACGAGGCACTGGACGAGACGGCACGCACGACGAGCGGGTCGACGGTACCGGGACCGCGTACACCTGGGGAGCCCGCGATCCCGCCGACGGCCGAGTGA
- a CDS encoding AMP-dependent synthetase/ligase: protein MSDTQTLIENRPPSVAGLFLDRVAATPDAEAYRYPVPPAAGEGPDDWKSLTWAQAAERVYAIAAGLIELGVQPEQRVALASATRVEWILGDLGIMCAGAATTTVYPQTNAEESAFILADSASKVLIAEDATQLAKAQEKRAELPELTHVVVIDPAGVESGDGVLTLAELEQRGAAYLEKNPDLIKERVGAITKDQLATLIYTSGTTGRPKGVRLPHDNWSYMAKATAATGLISAEDVQYLWLPLAHVFGKVLTSGQIEVGHVTAVDGRVDKIIENLPVVEPTYMAAVPRIFEKVYNGVAAKARAGGGAKYKIFQWASEVAREYAKVTQDNFRRTGTASAPFGLSAKHKVADALVFSKIREAFGGNLRACVSGSAALAPDIGFFFSGAGIHILEGYGLTESSAASFVNPGEAYRTGTVGKPLPGTEVRIADDGEILLRGPGIMEGYHGLPEKTAEVLESDGWFHTGDIGELSPDGYLRITDRKKDLIKTSGGKYIAPAEVEGQFKGVCPYVSNILVHGADRNFCTALIALDEPSILGWAKDNGLDGKSYAEVVAAPATVALIEGYVKELNGGLQRWQTIKKFRLLPRDLDVEHGEITPSLKLKRPVVEREYKYLIDEMYAGSREA, encoded by the coding sequence GTGAGCGACACACAGACCTTGATCGAGAACCGTCCGCCGTCCGTCGCCGGTCTTTTCCTGGACCGCGTGGCCGCAACGCCGGACGCCGAGGCCTACCGCTACCCGGTGCCCCCGGCCGCTGGTGAGGGCCCGGACGACTGGAAGTCGCTGACCTGGGCACAGGCCGCCGAGCGGGTCTACGCCATCGCGGCAGGCCTCATCGAACTGGGCGTACAGCCGGAGCAGCGCGTCGCGCTCGCCTCCGCCACCCGCGTCGAGTGGATCCTCGGCGACCTGGGCATCATGTGCGCCGGCGCCGCCACGACCACGGTGTATCCGCAGACCAACGCCGAGGAGTCGGCCTTCATCCTCGCCGACTCCGCCAGCAAGGTGCTGATCGCCGAGGACGCGACCCAGCTCGCCAAGGCGCAGGAGAAGCGCGCCGAGCTGCCCGAACTCACCCATGTCGTGGTCATCGACCCGGCCGGCGTCGAGAGTGGCGACGGGGTGCTCACCCTCGCCGAGCTGGAGCAGCGCGGTGCCGCGTACCTGGAGAAGAACCCGGACCTGATCAAGGAGCGGGTCGGGGCCATTACGAAAGACCAGCTCGCGACCCTTATCTACACCTCCGGCACCACCGGCCGGCCCAAGGGTGTCCGTCTGCCGCACGACAACTGGTCGTACATGGCGAAGGCGACCGCGGCGACCGGGCTGATCAGCGCCGAAGACGTGCAGTATCTGTGGCTCCCGCTCGCACACGTCTTCGGCAAGGTGCTCACCTCCGGCCAGATCGAGGTCGGGCACGTCACCGCCGTCGACGGCCGTGTCGACAAGATCATCGAGAACCTGCCGGTGGTCGAGCCGACGTACATGGCCGCCGTGCCGCGCATCTTCGAGAAGGTCTACAACGGGGTCGCGGCCAAGGCGCGGGCCGGTGGTGGCGCCAAGTACAAGATCTTCCAGTGGGCCTCCGAGGTCGCCCGCGAGTACGCCAAGGTCACCCAGGACAACTTCCGGCGCACCGGCACCGCCTCCGCGCCCTTCGGTCTCTCCGCGAAGCACAAGGTCGCCGACGCACTCGTCTTCTCCAAGATCCGCGAGGCCTTCGGCGGCAACCTGCGCGCCTGTGTCTCCGGATCGGCCGCCCTCGCACCTGACATCGGCTTCTTCTTCTCCGGCGCAGGCATCCACATCCTGGAGGGCTACGGCCTCACCGAGTCCTCCGCCGCCTCCTTCGTCAACCCCGGCGAGGCCTACCGCACCGGCACGGTCGGCAAGCCGCTGCCCGGCACGGAAGTCCGCATCGCGGATGACGGGGAGATCCTGCTGCGCGGGCCCGGGATCATGGAGGGGTACCACGGTCTGCCCGAGAAGACCGCCGAGGTGTTGGAGAGCGACGGGTGGTTCCACACCGGCGACATCGGTGAGTTGTCCCCGGACGGGTATCTGAGGATCACCGACCGCAAGAAGGACCTCATCAAGACGTCCGGCGGCAAGTACATCGCGCCGGCCGAGGTCGAGGGTCAGTTCAAGGGGGTCTGCCCGTACGTCTCCAACATCCTCGTGCACGGTGCCGACCGGAACTTCTGCACGGCGCTCATCGCGCTCGACGAACCGTCCATCCTGGGCTGGGCGAAGGACAACGGGCTTGACGGGAAGTCGTACGCGGAGGTGGTGGCCGCGCCGGCGACGGTTGCTCTCATCGAGGGGTATGTCAAGGAGCTCAACGGTGGGCTTCAGCGGTGGCAGACCATCAAGAAGTTCCGGTTGCTGCCGCGGGATCTCGATGTTGAGCATGGGGAGATCACGCCGAGTCTGAAGTTGAAGCGGCCGGTTGTTGAGCGGGAGTACAAGTACCTGATCGATGAGATGTATGCGGGGTCGCGGGAGGCGTAG
- a CDS encoding response regulator, which translates to MSAEETTDERASILLVDDMEDNLIALEAVLRSLNEPLVRARSGEEAMKALLRRRFAVVLLDIRMPGMDGFETAANIKRLDQTKDVPIIFLTGTDSDAGYAFRGYATGAADYLTKPFDPWVLRAKVTVFLDLHRKNQQLERLLTREHAADSELSARLADLERQLSGETPPDTTTLIDQVRALRQLVDRGRLS; encoded by the coding sequence ATGAGCGCTGAGGAAACGACCGACGAGCGCGCGAGCATCCTCCTGGTGGACGACATGGAGGACAACCTGATCGCGCTGGAGGCCGTCCTGCGGTCCCTCAACGAGCCGCTGGTACGGGCGCGTTCGGGCGAGGAGGCGATGAAGGCGCTGCTCCGCCGGCGCTTCGCGGTCGTCCTCCTGGACATCCGGATGCCGGGCATGGACGGCTTCGAGACCGCCGCGAACATCAAACGGCTCGACCAGACCAAGGACGTCCCCATCATCTTCCTGACGGGCACGGACTCCGACGCGGGCTACGCCTTCCGCGGCTACGCGACCGGCGCGGCCGACTACCTGACGAAGCCGTTCGACCCCTGGGTACTACGCGCGAAGGTCACGGTCTTCCTGGACCTGCACAGAAAAAACCAGCAACTGGAACGACTACTGACCCGCGAACACGCGGCCGACAGCGAACTCAGCGCCCGCTTGGCGGACCTGGAACGTCAGCTGTCCGGGGAGACCCCTCCGGACACGACGACGCTGATCGACCAGGTGCGCGCACTACGTCAACTGGTGGACAGGGGCCGCCTGTCCTGA
- a CDS encoding arylamine N-acetyltransferase family protein, which translates to MNSAQAEAYLRRLSVERPVSPTLDALRELQLRHLVSVPFENLSIHLGEDIVLEENRLFDKVVGARRGGFCYELNGLFGALLTALGFDVTLLAARVYGDEERLGIPYDHLALRVRTVDGGDWLVDVGFGAHSHCPLAIGQRREQEDPGGTFLVVEAGPDAAGARGGGADADSADLDVVQDGSRRYRLELRPRALGDFVAGAWWHSTSPESHFTRSLVCSRVTEDGGRITLSGRSLTVTAPGGEREARELGADSEVLSVYRERFGVELSGVPSVRKPGGGN; encoded by the coding sequence ATGAACTCCGCACAGGCTGAGGCCTACCTCCGTCGGCTGAGCGTCGAACGCCCGGTGTCGCCCACCCTCGACGCGCTGCGCGAGCTGCAACTGCGGCATCTGGTGTCGGTGCCCTTCGAGAACCTGTCGATCCATCTCGGCGAGGACATCGTCCTGGAGGAGAACCGGCTGTTCGACAAGGTGGTGGGCGCCCGTCGGGGCGGGTTCTGCTACGAACTCAACGGTCTCTTCGGGGCGTTGCTGACCGCGCTGGGCTTCGACGTCACGCTGCTGGCGGCGCGGGTGTACGGCGACGAGGAGCGGCTCGGGATCCCGTACGACCATCTCGCGCTGCGGGTGCGGACGGTGGACGGCGGTGACTGGCTGGTCGACGTGGGCTTCGGGGCGCACAGTCACTGTCCGCTGGCGATCGGGCAGCGGCGCGAGCAGGAGGATCCCGGAGGTACGTTCCTGGTCGTCGAGGCGGGGCCGGACGCGGCTGGAGCACGGGGCGGCGGGGCGGACGCGGACTCGGCCGACCTGGACGTGGTCCAGGACGGCAGTCGCCGGTACCGGCTGGAACTGCGGCCCCGAGCGCTGGGTGACTTCGTGGCCGGGGCCTGGTGGCACAGCACCTCCCCGGAGTCACACTTCACGCGGTCGCTGGTCTGTTCGAGGGTCACGGAGGACGGAGGGAGGATCACGCTCAGCGGCCGAAGTCTCACGGTGACAGCGCCGGGTGGGGAAAGGGAGGCGAGAGAACTGGGGGCGGACAGCGAGGTGCTCTCCGTGTACCGGGAGCGGTTCGGGGTCGAGCTGTCGGGTGTGCCGAGTGTTCGGAAGCCGGGTGGGGGCAACTGA
- the holA gene encoding DNA polymerase III subunit delta, whose amino-acid sequence MAKKTAHDDPLAPVTLAVGQEDLLLDRAVREVVAAARAADADTDVRDLTSDQLQPGTLAELTSPSLFAERKVVVVRNAHDLSADTIKDVKAYFGAPAEEITLVLLHAGGVKGKGLLDAARKAGAREVACPKMTKPADRLAFVRSEFRATGRSATPEACQALVDSIGSDLRELASAVTQLVADVEGTIDGAVVGRYYTGRAEASSFEVADRAVEGRAAEALEALRWSLSTGVAPVLITSALAQGVRAIGKLSSARGGRPADLARELGMPPWKIDRVRQQMRGWTPDGVAEALRAVAEADAGVKGGGDDPEYALEKAVVVIARAARSRGRG is encoded by the coding sequence ATGGCCAAGAAGACCGCACATGACGACCCTCTCGCCCCCGTCACGCTTGCCGTGGGCCAGGAGGACCTCCTGCTCGACCGTGCAGTGCGGGAGGTGGTGGCCGCCGCCCGGGCCGCCGACGCCGACACGGACGTACGAGACCTGACCTCGGACCAGTTGCAGCCGGGCACGCTGGCCGAGCTGACCAGTCCGTCGCTCTTCGCGGAGCGGAAAGTCGTGGTCGTACGCAACGCGCATGATCTGTCGGCCGACACGATCAAGGACGTGAAGGCGTACTTCGGGGCGCCCGCGGAGGAGATCACCCTCGTGCTGCTGCACGCGGGCGGAGTCAAGGGCAAGGGGCTGCTCGACGCGGCGCGCAAGGCGGGGGCGCGGGAGGTGGCGTGTCCCAAGATGACGAAGCCGGCGGATCGGCTGGCGTTCGTGCGGTCGGAGTTCCGGGCCACGGGTAGATCCGCCACACCTGAGGCGTGTCAGGCGCTCGTCGACTCGATCGGGAGTGACCTGCGGGAGCTGGCGTCCGCGGTGACCCAGCTCGTCGCGGATGTCGAGGGGACGATCGACGGGGCTGTGGTCGGGCGGTACTACACGGGGCGGGCAGAGGCGTCGAGCTTCGAGGTCGCCGACCGGGCCGTCGAGGGGCGGGCGGCGGAGGCGCTGGAGGCGTTGCGGTGGTCGTTGTCGACCGGGGTGGCGCCTGTGTTGATCACCAGTGCGTTGGCGCAGGGGGTGCGGGCCATCGGGAAGTTGTCCTCCGCGAGGGGTGGGCGGCCGGCGGATCTTGCTCGGGAGCTGGGGATGCCGCCGTGGAAGATCGATCGGGTGCGGCAGCAGATGCGGGGATGGACTCCGGATGGAGTTGCTGAGGCGTTGCGGGCCGTGGCTGAGGCTGATGCGGGGGTGAAGGGGGGCGGGGATGATCCGGAGTACGCGTTGGAGAAGGCTGTTGTGGTGATTGCCCGGGCGGCTCGGTCTCGGGGGCGGGGGTAG